The genomic DNA GTGGCCGACGGCCTCGGCGTCACCATCGTCTCCACCCCGCAGGGCGTCATGGCCGACCACGAGGCGCGTGAGCGCAACGTCGGCGGTGAAGTGCTCTGCACCGTGTTCTGATCGGGACGGAGGAGGTTATCCCATGTCTCGCGTAGGCAAGAAGCCGGTCCCCGTACCGGCCGGCGTTACCGCCACGGTCACCGGTCAGACGGTGAAGATGAAGGGTTCGAAGGGCGAGCTGTCGTTCGTCGTTCCGTCGCTCGTCAACGTGGCGATGAAGGACGGCGCCATCGAGGTGCAGCCCGTCAACCAGTCCAAGCCGGCGCGCTCCCTGTGGGGCACGTCGCGGGCGCAGATCGCCAACATCGCCGAGGGTGTTTCGAAGGGCTTCGAGAAGAAGCTCGAGATCACCGGCGTCGGCTATCGCGCCGCGATGGCCGGCAAGGCGCTGAAGCTGTCGCTCGGCTACAGCCACGACATTGAGTACGCGATCCCGGCCGGGATCACGATCGTTACCCCGAAGCCCACCGAG from Methylobacterium oryzae includes the following:
- the rplF gene encoding 50S ribosomal protein L6; the protein is MSRVGKKPVPVPAGVTATVTGQTVKMKGSKGELSFVVPSLVNVAMKDGAIEVQPVNQSKPARSLWGTSRAQIANIAEGVSKGFEKKLEITGVGYRAAMAGKALKLSLGYSHDIEYAIPAGITIVTPKPTEITISGINRQQVGQVAAEIRDYRGPEPYKGKGVKYAGEFIFRKEGKKK